In one Brevibacillus composti genomic region, the following are encoded:
- the secF gene encoding protein translocase subunit SecF: MSSKRQHDDIVKFDIVKNRRKFYAFSIVILLVGLVCTLIMGLNLGVDFKAGTRLDIYIGKDFQVSDIDAIIKETIPNTMYTPVTPYGEQQVQTRFDHTIPADQLAALEAALKAKYGPQVSKQEATVDPSIAKELVKKAAIAVAVAGIGIVIYIAFRFQFLFGIACIIGLVHDVFIPIALFSVFRLEVDLTFIAAILTIVGYSINDTIVIFDRIRENLRTMKSKTVEDLEHLVNVSLWQTMRRSIFTVGTVFLTAVAIAILGSEGIRTFSLALIFGLVSGTYSSIFVSAQFWVTLKKREMAKKKRLAPAPTEG, translated from the coding sequence GTGAGCTCTAAACGACAACATGACGATATCGTCAAGTTTGACATTGTGAAGAATAGACGAAAATTCTACGCGTTTTCTATCGTAATTTTGCTGGTGGGCCTCGTGTGCACCTTGATTATGGGACTGAATCTCGGGGTAGACTTTAAAGCAGGGACCCGCCTCGATATCTACATCGGGAAGGATTTCCAGGTTAGCGATATCGATGCGATTATCAAAGAGACCATTCCCAATACAATGTACACGCCTGTGACCCCTTACGGGGAGCAGCAGGTACAGACGCGCTTTGACCACACGATTCCTGCCGATCAACTGGCGGCGCTGGAAGCAGCGTTGAAAGCGAAATACGGGCCGCAGGTATCCAAACAAGAGGCGACAGTTGACCCGAGCATCGCGAAGGAACTGGTGAAAAAAGCGGCCATCGCCGTAGCTGTAGCGGGTATCGGAATCGTCATCTACATTGCGTTCCGTTTCCAATTCCTGTTCGGGATTGCATGTATCATCGGCCTGGTCCATGACGTGTTTATTCCGATTGCGCTGTTCTCGGTCTTCCGGTTGGAGGTTGACCTGACCTTCATCGCTGCGATCTTGACCATCGTCGGTTATTCGATTAACGACACAATCGTAATTTTTGACCGGATTCGGGAAAACCTAAGAACCATGAAGTCCAAAACGGTGGAAGATCTGGAGCATCTGGTCAACGTCTCGCTCTGGCAGACGATGCGCCGCTCCATCTTTACTGTAGGTACGGTATTCCTGACGGCTGTCGCGATCGCGATCTTGGGGAGCGAAGGCATTCGCACCTTCTCGCTGGCGCTCATCTTCGGTCTGGTGAGCGGGACCTACTCCTCAATCTTCGTCTCCGCGCAGTTTT
- the secD gene encoding protein translocase subunit SecD produces the protein MVKWGRVILFLVIVGLLGTLITTTTTRVADEITLGLDLQGGFEILYVVEPLESNQQVDIELLKATARMVEKRINIGGVAEPVIETELPNRLRVKIASQEADQDKLRELIGKPAVLTFRDEQGNILLRGSDLAPGGAGVGFDELRRPVVTLKISDPKKLEQVSRENLHKHMAIYLDENMMTNPVIQNVITGGSAQISGDYTQESAQELADLLNSGAMPAKLVEKQVTSVGASLGKLALEKTINAGYVGAALIFVFMLLVYRLPGLVANIMLATFTYVSIVVLHWMDATLTLPGIAGFILSVGMAVDANIITYERIQEEIRSGKTILSAFRAGERRSLITILDGHITTLIATGVLFYFGTSSIQGFAVVLAMTLIVGLLTNVLGSRLLLGLLVRANLIRKPSWFGVKESDIGEL, from the coding sequence ATGGTTAAATGGGGAAGAGTCATCCTGTTTCTCGTTATCGTGGGGTTGCTGGGAACACTGATCACCACGACGACGACGCGGGTGGCGGACGAAATCACGCTGGGTTTGGACTTGCAGGGCGGTTTTGAGATCCTGTACGTGGTCGAGCCGCTGGAGTCCAACCAACAGGTGGATATTGAACTGTTGAAAGCGACCGCTCGAATGGTAGAGAAGCGGATCAACATCGGGGGAGTGGCGGAGCCTGTCATCGAAACGGAGCTGCCCAACCGACTTCGCGTCAAGATCGCCTCACAGGAGGCTGACCAGGACAAGCTGCGTGAACTGATTGGAAAGCCGGCAGTACTGACATTCCGCGACGAGCAAGGCAATATCCTCCTGCGAGGCAGTGATTTGGCTCCCGGCGGTGCAGGAGTGGGCTTCGACGAATTGAGACGGCCCGTCGTTACCTTGAAAATCTCCGATCCGAAAAAGCTGGAACAGGTTTCGCGGGAAAATCTGCATAAACATATGGCCATCTACCTGGATGAAAACATGATGACCAACCCGGTCATCCAAAACGTCATTACCGGGGGAAGTGCCCAGATCTCCGGTGATTATACGCAGGAGTCAGCACAAGAGCTGGCCGACCTGCTCAACTCCGGCGCAATGCCGGCAAAATTGGTAGAGAAGCAGGTTACCTCTGTGGGGGCCTCGCTCGGTAAGCTGGCTCTGGAAAAAACGATTAACGCCGGTTACGTCGGTGCAGCCCTGATCTTTGTGTTCATGCTGCTGGTGTACCGATTGCCTGGGCTGGTGGCCAATATCATGCTGGCGACCTTTACCTATGTGAGTATCGTCGTCCTGCACTGGATGGATGCGACGCTGACCCTGCCGGGGATTGCTGGTTTTATCCTTTCTGTAGGGATGGCTGTCGATGCCAACATCATTACCTACGAGCGGATTCAGGAAGAGATTCGCTCCGGCAAAACAATATTGTCTGCTTTCCGTGCAGGTGAACGCCGTTCATTGATCACCATCCTTGACGGGCATATTACTACGCTGATCGCCACGGGTGTCCTTTTTTACTTTGGGACAAGCTCCATCCAGGGATTTGCGGTTGTCCTGGCGATGACGCTTATCGTCGGTTTGCTGACCAACGTATTGGGATCCCGTTTGCTGCTGGGGCTGCTCGTCCGAGCCAATCTGATCAGGAAGCCATCTTGGTTCGGCGTAAAGGAGAGTGATATCGGTGAGCTCTAA
- a CDS encoding post-transcriptional regulator, translating to MEEKEKQAWYAHVASLCQSKAEEFEILGYENVGPQDIWDCVTSGYKTVPPLHQLVNDILSLKPNKYMNYLMLQMYKNS from the coding sequence ATGGAGGAGAAAGAGAAACAGGCATGGTACGCGCACGTAGCGAGTCTGTGCCAAAGCAAGGCGGAGGAGTTCGAGATTCTGGGCTATGAAAATGTGGGGCCACAGGACATCTGGGATTGTGTGACGAGCGGCTATAAAACGGTGCCCCCGCTGCATCAATTGGTCAATGACATTTTGTCGTTAAAGCCCAATAAATACATGAATTATCTCATGCTGCAAATGTACAAGAACTCATAG
- the spoVB gene encoding stage V sporulation protein B — translation MRQSFFYGTVILIIAGGVTKLLGFANRIILSRILGAEGIGLYQMVVPLLYFLITLATFGMPLAIAKHVAETEAARDARQARRFLVLALGVTGGISLVISTILFTLSAPLAGLFFTDPRAHVVLLAAIPVIPISSFSMVLRGYFQGKHNMTPTAVSQVVEQVIRMALVVVMTITFMPLGVQYAAAGAVGSILFGEAAGFLYILWQYRRATQKTAAQVWERPLLAAMFESRNSLRKLFHVSLPVTMSKLIGSIAYVMEPMIVPFALVLAGFSTAAATGLYGQFAGMAVPLLLFPTFLTYSLSVSLVPAVAEAAYQKNAPLVHRRIYQAMRITLVIGAPCTVLLFIFAEPLCALLYGNAEVGVLLREMAPFSVFLFFQAPLAAALQGLDFAQVVFRNTLIGAIVKTATMFVFTARPEFGIHGAVIATNIGITLVTLLHIASLIKQIGFTVDLVEMGKIVIAMLAMGYAGSYMSSHLFAEAPVVQLLILSSLASTLLYVLLLVALRILGKQDVRRIPWIGEQLSVFFPRR, via the coding sequence ATGAGACAGTCTTTCTTTTACGGAACGGTCATCCTCATCATCGCGGGCGGCGTCACCAAACTGCTCGGTTTCGCCAATCGGATCATACTTTCCCGCATCCTCGGAGCAGAAGGGATCGGACTTTATCAAATGGTCGTGCCTCTGCTCTACTTTCTCATTACATTGGCCACCTTTGGCATGCCGCTGGCAATTGCCAAACACGTCGCGGAGACAGAAGCCGCCAGGGATGCCCGCCAAGCACGCCGCTTCCTGGTCCTGGCCCTGGGCGTGACCGGAGGGATCAGCCTGGTCATCAGCACCATCCTGTTTACCCTGTCGGCCCCGCTCGCCGGACTGTTTTTTACCGATCCGCGCGCACATGTAGTCTTGCTGGCAGCCATACCGGTGATTCCCATCTCCAGCTTCTCCATGGTCCTCAGGGGATATTTTCAAGGGAAACACAACATGACGCCGACTGCTGTCTCCCAAGTCGTCGAACAGGTGATCCGGATGGCGCTCGTCGTCGTGATGACGATCACCTTTATGCCTCTCGGCGTACAATACGCGGCTGCCGGTGCGGTGGGCAGCATTCTGTTCGGTGAAGCTGCAGGCTTCCTGTACATTCTGTGGCAATACCGGAGAGCGACACAGAAAACGGCCGCACAGGTGTGGGAACGCCCTCTCCTGGCAGCCATGTTCGAAAGCCGCAACAGCTTACGGAAGTTGTTTCACGTTTCGCTGCCCGTTACCATGAGCAAGCTGATCGGCTCGATCGCCTACGTGATGGAACCGATGATTGTCCCCTTTGCACTGGTACTGGCAGGTTTTTCGACCGCAGCGGCTACAGGCTTGTACGGACAGTTTGCAGGGATGGCTGTGCCACTATTGCTTTTTCCTACGTTCCTTACCTATTCCCTGTCCGTATCGCTCGTTCCTGCCGTAGCCGAAGCGGCTTATCAAAAAAACGCGCCGCTGGTTCACAGACGCATCTACCAGGCAATGCGGATCACGCTGGTCATCGGCGCTCCCTGTACCGTGCTCTTGTTTATCTTTGCCGAGCCGCTCTGCGCTCTTCTCTACGGCAATGCCGAAGTCGGCGTGCTTTTGCGGGAGATGGCCCCTTTCTCCGTCTTCCTGTTTTTCCAGGCGCCGCTGGCTGCCGCCTTGCAAGGCTTAGATTTTGCCCAGGTCGTCTTTCGCAATACCCTCATCGGCGCGATCGTCAAAACCGCCACTATGTTTGTCTTTACGGCCCGTCCGGAATTCGGGATACACGGCGCGGTGATCGCGACCAATATCGGCATCACCCTGGTCACCCTGCTGCACATTGCCAGCCTGATCAAGCAGATCGGCTTCACCGTGGATCTGGTGGAGATGGGGAAAATCGTCATCGCCATGCTGGCCATGGGATACGCCGGCTCTTACATGTCTTCGCATCTCTTTGCGGAAGCGCCCGTCGTCCAGCTGCTGATCCTCTCTTCCCTGGCCAGTACGCTGCTGTATGTCCTGCTGCTCGTCGCTCTGCGCATCCTCGGCAAACAGGACGTGCGCCGCATTCCCTGGATCGGCGAACAGCTATCCGTTTTCTTTCCACGCCGCTGA